One segment of Candidatus Nitrospira nitrosa DNA contains the following:
- a CDS encoding lysylphosphatidylglycerol synthase transmembrane domain-containing protein translates to MLRYILLAVGLIVLCLLVWNVGPSNIYEAASKLGPSTLFLILIPSVVMYVIEAYGWHIVLGQAAQRVPFWRLLAIRTAGEVVNMTTPAYVGGEPLKAYLLKQYNVPITEGAASVVIAKTTMTIAQVVFILVGIALGFWILGAGSSAGQTITAGLVSVGVLVCSIVGFVLIQRRGLFASILSIVNTLGVRIRALDAQEERLRSIDQTIRHFYSHHQGVFCASTVIYFFGWMAEALEVFAIIYVLDGPATLLSTISIGALAVFIKGGTFFIPGSLGTQEAGNLLLLNAFGYSDVTGITFALLRRFRELVWIGIGLLCLAMVGKRGLTEDQRVENPS, encoded by the coding sequence GTGTTGCGCTATATTTTACTTGCCGTTGGCCTCATCGTTCTCTGTCTGCTTGTTTGGAATGTAGGACCCAGCAATATCTACGAGGCTGCATCCAAACTTGGCCCCAGTACGTTGTTCCTGATCTTGATCCCATCTGTCGTGATGTATGTGATCGAGGCCTATGGATGGCACATTGTACTGGGGCAAGCGGCACAACGGGTTCCATTTTGGCGATTATTGGCGATCCGGACGGCCGGCGAAGTTGTCAATATGACCACGCCCGCGTACGTAGGTGGTGAACCGCTGAAGGCGTATCTACTCAAGCAATACAACGTCCCCATTACAGAGGGCGCAGCATCGGTCGTGATCGCCAAGACCACGATGACGATCGCTCAGGTGGTGTTTATTTTAGTGGGGATCGCCTTGGGGTTCTGGATTTTGGGCGCGGGTAGTTCGGCGGGACAGACCATCACTGCCGGCCTGGTGAGTGTGGGGGTGCTGGTTTGTTCCATCGTGGGATTTGTGTTGATTCAGCGGCGCGGACTCTTCGCGTCCATCCTCTCAATTGTCAACACATTGGGAGTGCGGATCCGTGCGCTCGACGCGCAGGAAGAACGTCTGCGCTCTATCGACCAGACGATTCGACATTTCTACAGCCACCACCAAGGAGTCTTTTGCGCGTCAACCGTGATCTACTTCTTCGGCTGGATGGCGGAAGCGCTGGAAGTTTTTGCGATTATCTATGTTCTGGACGGCCCGGCTACGTTGTTGTCGACCATCTCGATCGGTGCGCTTGCCGTGTTCATTAAGGGGGGAACGTTTTTCATTCCAGGTAGTTTGGGGACTCAAGAGGCCGGGAACCTCCTGCTCTTGAACGCCTTTGGTTATAGTGATGTAACGGGTATTACCTTCGCGCTATTGCGACGTTTCCGAGAACTCGTCTGGATCGGGATCGGGTTGCTCTGCCTCGCGATGGTCGGAAAGCGGGGATTGACCGAAGATCAACGGGTTGAGAATCCTTCCTGA
- a CDS encoding PilZ domain-containing protein, with the protein MRANSELPAPFKIPLNIRALSYQRGIPFCKHARLDCPTVEFTRTYSRQHYRVPLAVQYPVMFSATDTIAEGKVMNLTVFGCTIECTDALQQGTPLRVRLILPDQAQSLAVEEAEVRWVRGNRMGVQFHKVERAADFRLHGFVWDRMIERFRMIVQEGFSTR; encoded by the coding sequence ATGCGAGCCAACAGCGAGCTGCCCGCACCATTCAAGATTCCGTTGAATATCCGCGCCTTGTCCTACCAACGAGGGATTCCCTTTTGCAAACACGCTCGACTAGACTGCCCTACCGTGGAATTCACACGCACCTATTCCCGCCAGCACTATCGTGTCCCCCTTGCCGTGCAATACCCGGTGATGTTTTCCGCAACCGACACCATTGCAGAGGGAAAAGTCATGAACCTGACGGTGTTCGGCTGCACCATTGAATGCACGGATGCTCTGCAGCAGGGAACCCCGCTGCGAGTGCGATTAATCCTCCCAGACCAGGCTCAGTCGCTTGCGGTGGAAGAGGCGGAAGTTCGGTGGGTCCGGGGGAATCGCATGGGGGTTCAATTCCACAAGGTTGAACGCGCGGCAGACTTTCGGCTCCACGGCTTTGTGTGGGATCGAATGATCGAACGATTTCGGATGATTGTTCAGGAAGGATTCTCAACCCGTTGA
- a CDS encoding flagellar brake protein: protein MAPDAPPSQSSPRDRREFYRITSILAICLQHETDTSEGSFSKAPVNLSAGGIGVTINTAFQANDILLCTLLLADQKPFRAYIEVLRVEPIHNTPHTFRLHGRFIRMSTQDREFLVRTILHLQREHLTKHYSA, encoded by the coding sequence ATGGCACCCGATGCACCCCCCTCGCAATCTTCCCCGAGAGACCGCCGCGAGTTCTACCGTATCACCAGTATCCTTGCCATTTGCCTTCAACATGAGACCGATACGTCCGAAGGCTCTTTTTCAAAGGCACCTGTGAATCTTAGTGCTGGTGGAATCGGCGTGACGATTAACACAGCCTTTCAAGCGAATGACATTCTCCTCTGTACCTTGTTACTGGCTGACCAGAAACCCTTCAGAGCCTACATAGAAGTGTTGCGAGTTGAGCCCATTCACAACACGCCGCACACCTTTCGTCTTCATGGTCGTTTCATCCGGATGAGCACCCAAGACCGCGAATTCTTGGTTAGAACGATTCTCCATCTGCAACGTGAGCATCTTACCAAGCACTATTCCGCCTGA
- a CDS encoding carbon starvation CstA family protein: MNAAVNLLWVFLSGLAALALAHVVGAVNPTEKVNGLWLVVAAACIYVLAYRFYGRWLARHVVGLNNQHVTPAVRLNDGVNFHPTNKVVLFGHHFAAIAGAGPLLGPVLAAQFGFMPGFLWLVIGAVLAGAVQDFIILVASMRRNGRSLPEIAHDELGSVTGTATAVAVLFIVVVALAGLGFAVVNALYHNAWGTFTIAMTIPIGLLMGFYLQKFRPGAVVEVSILGVLLLIAAVLFGRVVAQSSYAGLFEFEKPALVWLLAGYGFLASVLPGWMLLVPRGYLSTFMKLGVVFLLGLGVILMAPTIEMPRVTTFAGGGGPIIPGTLFPFLFITIACGAISGFHSLVSSGTTPKMIELESQAVVGYAAMLLESFVGVMALIAASVLIPGDYLAINTTLGADALAMMGFPPSRIAELSQMVEVDVAGRPGGAVSLAVGMASIFSALPGMAGLMAYWYQFALVFEALFILTTIDTGTRVARYLIQEMVGRVYAPFRRMNWVPGVMVSSGLVVGAWAYLIGTGSISTIWPMFGAANQLLGMLALCIGTTVLIKMWKSPYLWVTVVPMLFVGVITLTGSYEMFWMFLKKAGTLAAGQAFTLYLDAVLVALVAVLGMIVLSDSIRQWYGYVILKKPFTTSEVVVVAGGGSAGRMQTAICHHNEEKGFKLPHGTGCC, from the coding sequence ATGAACGCTGCGGTGAATCTGCTCTGGGTGTTTCTATCCGGCCTCGCTGCGCTGGCGCTGGCTCATGTGGTCGGCGCGGTGAATCCCACTGAAAAAGTGAATGGACTTTGGCTGGTGGTGGCGGCGGCCTGTATCTATGTCCTGGCCTATCGGTTCTATGGCCGTTGGTTGGCCAGGCACGTCGTCGGACTCAATAATCAGCATGTGACGCCGGCGGTGCGGCTCAATGATGGCGTTAATTTCCACCCTACCAATAAAGTCGTTCTCTTCGGCCACCATTTTGCGGCGATTGCGGGAGCCGGGCCGTTGCTGGGGCCGGTGCTCGCCGCGCAGTTTGGGTTCATGCCAGGGTTTCTCTGGCTGGTGATTGGTGCGGTGCTGGCAGGGGCAGTGCAGGACTTCATCATTCTGGTGGCTTCGATGCGGCGCAATGGGCGTTCACTCCCTGAGATTGCTCACGATGAGCTCGGGTCCGTTACCGGAACGGCGACGGCTGTGGCGGTGCTCTTTATTGTGGTAGTGGCTTTGGCGGGATTGGGGTTTGCCGTCGTGAATGCGCTCTATCACAATGCCTGGGGGACCTTTACGATTGCAATGACGATTCCCATCGGTCTGCTCATGGGATTTTATCTGCAGAAATTTCGCCCCGGTGCAGTCGTGGAAGTATCGATACTCGGTGTCCTCCTTCTGATTGCCGCAGTGCTATTCGGTCGTGTGGTGGCGCAGTCGTCCTACGCTGGGCTTTTCGAGTTCGAGAAGCCCGCGCTGGTCTGGCTCTTGGCAGGCTATGGGTTTCTTGCCTCGGTATTGCCGGGCTGGATGTTGCTGGTGCCACGCGGTTATCTCTCGACCTTCATGAAGCTCGGTGTAGTCTTTTTGCTGGGGCTCGGGGTGATCCTCATGGCGCCGACGATTGAGATGCCGAGAGTCACGACGTTCGCCGGCGGTGGTGGACCGATCATTCCAGGCACGCTGTTCCCGTTTCTCTTTATCACCATTGCCTGTGGGGCGATTTCTGGCTTCCACTCACTCGTCTCATCAGGTACGACGCCGAAAATGATTGAGCTGGAGTCGCAAGCCGTAGTGGGTTATGCGGCAATGCTGTTGGAGAGTTTCGTGGGCGTGATGGCGCTGATCGCGGCTTCGGTGTTGATTCCCGGCGATTATCTAGCGATCAATACGACGTTAGGGGCCGATGCACTCGCGATGATGGGCTTTCCCCCTTCGAGAATTGCCGAGTTGTCACAGATGGTTGAGGTGGATGTGGCAGGGCGTCCAGGCGGCGCCGTGTCTCTTGCCGTTGGCATGGCATCGATCTTTTCCGCCTTGCCCGGAATGGCTGGTTTGATGGCCTATTGGTACCAATTTGCGCTGGTATTCGAGGCACTGTTCATCCTGACCACAATCGATACGGGCACACGTGTGGCACGGTATCTTATCCAAGAGATGGTTGGCCGGGTCTATGCGCCCTTTCGTCGGATGAACTGGGTACCAGGCGTGATGGTGAGTAGTGGCCTGGTTGTGGGAGCCTGGGCCTATTTGATCGGGACCGGAAGCATTTCGACGATTTGGCCGATGTTCGGTGCGGCAAACCAGCTCCTCGGTATGTTGGCCCTCTGCATCGGGACGACGGTGCTCATCAAGATGTGGAAATCGCCGTATCTCTGGGTCACGGTGGTGCCGATGTTATTTGTTGGAGTGATTACGTTGACTGGATCGTACGAGATGTTTTGGATGTTCTTGAAGAAGGCAGGAACGTTGGCGGCAGGCCAGGCATTTACTCTCTATCTCGATGCGGTCTTGGTCGCTCTGGTCGCTGTGCTTGGGATGATTGTCTTGAGCGATAGTATCAGGCAGTGGTACGGCTACGTGATCCTGAAGAAGCCCTTCACAACAAGCGAAGTTGTGGTGGTAGCGGGTGGCGGTTCGGCTGGGCGAATGCAAACCGCAATCTGTCATCACAATGAGGAGAAAGGTTTTAAGCTGCCGCATGGAACTGGGTGTTGCTAG
- a CDS encoding YajQ family cyclic di-GMP-binding protein, producing the protein MADQFSFDVVSEVNMQELKNALDQATKEIKQRFDFKDSKTEITLKEKEKELLVVSDDDYKLNAVQEIIKAKCVKRGVSLKAFDYGTIEPALSGTVRQVAKIQSGLASDKAKEITKAIKDSKLKVQGQIQGEQVRVLGKSKDELQSAIAFLKGKDFGIDLQFANYR; encoded by the coding sequence ATGGCTGATCAGTTTTCATTCGATGTCGTCTCAGAAGTGAACATGCAGGAGTTGAAGAATGCGCTGGATCAGGCGACAAAGGAGATCAAGCAGCGGTTCGACTTCAAGGACTCGAAGACGGAGATTACTCTGAAAGAGAAAGAAAAGGAGCTGCTGGTGGTGTCAGACGATGACTACAAGCTCAATGCTGTTCAAGAGATCATTAAGGCCAAGTGCGTGAAACGGGGAGTATCATTGAAGGCATTCGACTACGGAACTATTGAACCAGCTTTGAGTGGGACGGTGCGGCAGGTGGCGAAGATACAAAGTGGTCTGGCGTCAGACAAAGCGAAAGAGATTACGAAGGCGATCAAGGATTCGAAGCTGAAAGTCCAAGGCCAGATTCAAGGCGAGCAGGTGCGTGTCTTGGGTAAGAGTAAGGACGAGCTGCAATCGGCGATTGCCTTCCTCAAGGGGAAAGATTTCGGCATCGATTTGCAGTTTGCAAATTATCGATAG
- a CDS encoding WD40/YVTN/BNR-like repeat-containing protein has protein sequence MGHLFTFLVFAVALVGCDRSDPIVLIQLHPKNPDIIYIATNDYIYKTRDGGQTWANLSRGMSHSRVIAMAVDPAYPATVYAGTKGDAVYKSHDGGQRWVSMRSGLDDATISSVVNQFLFDPADAQHIFIATTMGVFETKNGGEQWVKKMEGMKEVLMVVTLGIDPTRPSILYAGTSGGVYRSTDQVGHWEKVNNGLVPPNMVKTSRALNVTAILVDPYESDTVYAATLAGMYKTTDGAKSWKRIGESLADQMVMGMVLDRARRGVLYITGRDGVHRSEDGGATWKAINNGLMTTNVRALAQSEVNPRVLYAGTNGSGLYRSQDAGETWEPMPLVGGG, from the coding sequence ATGGGACATCTGTTCACCTTCCTGGTGTTCGCTGTCGCTCTCGTTGGCTGCGATCGGAGTGATCCGATTGTCCTGATTCAGCTCCATCCCAAGAACCCTGACATCATCTACATTGCGACGAATGATTACATCTATAAGACCCGTGACGGGGGTCAGACTTGGGCGAATCTTTCGCGCGGAATGAGCCATTCCCGTGTGATCGCCATGGCTGTTGACCCCGCGTATCCCGCGACGGTTTATGCGGGAACGAAGGGCGATGCTGTTTACAAGAGCCACGATGGAGGACAGCGTTGGGTTTCGATGCGTTCAGGGCTTGATGATGCGACTATCAGCTCCGTCGTGAATCAGTTCCTCTTTGACCCTGCTGATGCGCAGCATATCTTCATCGCCACGACGATGGGTGTGTTTGAAACCAAGAATGGTGGAGAACAGTGGGTCAAGAAAATGGAGGGCATGAAAGAGGTCTTGATGGTCGTGACCCTTGGAATAGATCCCACTCGTCCGTCGATTCTCTACGCAGGAACGAGCGGGGGCGTCTATAGATCGACTGATCAGGTTGGCCATTGGGAAAAGGTAAACAACGGACTCGTTCCACCGAATATGGTGAAGACCTCAAGAGCCTTGAACGTGACAGCGATACTGGTCGACCCCTATGAATCTGATACCGTGTACGCGGCTACCTTGGCAGGGATGTACAAGACTACAGATGGTGCCAAATCCTGGAAGCGCATTGGGGAATCGCTTGCAGATCAAATGGTTATGGGGATGGTGCTTGATCGAGCGCGACGAGGCGTACTCTATATCACGGGGCGTGATGGGGTGCACCGAAGTGAGGATGGCGGGGCAACCTGGAAGGCAATCAACAATGGATTGATGACTACGAATGTCAGAGCCCTCGCTCAAAGCGAGGTCAATCCGAGGGTGCTCTATGCCGGTACCAACGGAAGCGGGCTCTATCGGAGCCAGGATGCAGGCGAGACGTGGGAGCCGATGCCGTTGGTAGGTGGGGGGTAG
- the rsmH gene encoding 16S rRNA (cytosine(1402)-N(4))-methyltransferase RsmH — translation MASESPHISVFGKEVCERLVLHQPVTILDCTVGYGGHAELLLESGQPGTKVIGLDRDPEAIEFSRQRLRRFGDHIVLRHGNHRDLKQHLAEVGVETVGGVLFDFGISSPQIDNAARGFSFQQDGPLDMRMDRSIGPTATDVVNTSPESMLADIIYQFGEERYARRIAGAIVRERHRCRIETTGALAAVIARSVPSSYRHGRIHCATRTFQAIRIAVNQELESIEPSLRDATDVLSEGGRICAISFHSLEDRVVKHTFRSLAQGPQAQLSLCTKKPVVPSREECERNPRSRSAKLRVAERQPK, via the coding sequence ATTGCTAGTGAATCGCCGCACATATCCGTGTTTGGGAAGGAAGTATGCGAAAGGCTTGTTCTCCATCAGCCCGTTACTATTTTGGACTGCACGGTGGGGTATGGTGGGCATGCTGAGTTGCTCTTGGAGTCTGGTCAGCCGGGAACGAAGGTCATTGGCTTAGATCGCGATCCCGAAGCGATTGAGTTCAGTCGGCAGCGGTTGCGTCGATTTGGAGATCACATCGTGTTGCGTCACGGCAATCATCGAGACTTAAAGCAACATCTTGCAGAGGTCGGTGTTGAGACCGTGGGGGGAGTGCTCTTTGATTTTGGGATTTCTTCTCCACAGATAGACAATGCTGCAAGGGGATTCAGCTTTCAGCAAGATGGCCCCCTCGATATGCGTATGGACCGGTCGATAGGTCCCACTGCCACCGATGTAGTGAACACCAGCCCAGAGTCTATGCTTGCGGACATTATTTATCAGTTTGGAGAGGAGCGGTATGCACGGCGGATTGCCGGGGCCATTGTGCGGGAACGACATCGTTGTCGGATTGAGACGACAGGGGCGTTGGCTGCAGTCATCGCTCGCTCAGTGCCGTCATCGTATCGACACGGTCGAATTCATTGCGCAACGCGGACGTTTCAGGCCATTCGCATCGCTGTGAACCAAGAGCTTGAGAGTATTGAGCCGTCACTTCGAGATGCGACAGACGTTCTGTCGGAGGGGGGGAGAATCTGCGCGATTTCTTTTCACTCTCTTGAAGACCGCGTGGTCAAGCATACGTTCCGGTCTCTGGCGCAAGGGCCTCAGGCACAACTTTCCTTGTGCACGAAGAAGCCAGTCGTTCCATCCAGGGAAGAGTGTGAGAGAAACCCACGGTCGCGAAGCGCTAAATTGCGTGTTGCTGAACGTCAACCGAAGTAG
- the ftsL gene encoding cell division protein FtsL, producing MKILAVLLGLCLVFGFVWERVDMVRVGYQIERLKHDKTVLERQRDELKVQFSTLSASGRIARMATKELGMNLPQQGQVILVQFRPGSMQPMAVADVAPVEVRVAKNDLLARRY from the coding sequence ATGAAAATCTTGGCTGTTCTTCTTGGGCTGTGTCTGGTGTTCGGGTTTGTGTGGGAGCGAGTCGATATGGTTCGAGTTGGCTATCAGATCGAACGGCTGAAGCACGATAAAACTGTGTTGGAGCGACAACGGGATGAATTAAAAGTGCAGTTCTCCACCTTGAGTGCATCCGGTCGAATCGCCCGGATGGCGACCAAAGAGCTGGGGATGAATTTGCCGCAGCAAGGGCAGGTCATATTAGTTCAGTTCAGGCCCGGGAGTATGCAGCCAATGGCCGTTGCCGATGTTGCACCCGTAGAAGTCCGAGTCGCGAAGAACGACCTTCTGGCTAGGAGGTACTAG
- a CDS encoding peptidoglycan D,D-transpeptidase FtsI family protein, whose product MAGFVPSGRHYILLLLLLCGFGLVLFRLVTLQVWQAAELSVKADRQHRKTVSLEGARGTIVDRHGKVLAMNVEVPSAFGVPTTLDSPTKTARVLAPVLQVRSEELERKLRQTRSFVWLARKLDPEQGRRLERLSIDGVGVVMEGRRFYPKGPFLSHVLGFAGMDGEGLEGVEHRYESYLRGEKRMMVLQRDALGRSVFPKDMTERSPTPGYNLALTIDEVIQYITERELEDAVTRAQAKSGTMIVLDPRTGAVLAMAVSPRFDPNVVSNLSPDRWRNKALTDAYEPGSTLKAVMAAAAIEERVVRPNTMVFGEHGRMAVANTVIHDHEKLGWVSFAQVIQKSSNIGAVKTGMALGEQRLYRYLHAFGFGQKTEIDLPGEGAGLVKHPKDWGRRSVASISIGQEIGVTPIQMVSAIAALANEGVLMRPYVVSEIRSSEGQLLKTMSPQVRRRAVSPETAHTMTNILEGVVTDGTGAKAAIPGFRVAGKTGTAQKIDPRTGSYSGSRFVTSFAGYVPANSPRLAMIVVIDEPQGDAWGGTVAAPVFSRVGEQVLSYLGVASEEPVTLAMAL is encoded by the coding sequence GTGGCGGGTTTTGTTCCTAGCGGTCGTCACTATATCCTGCTGTTGCTACTGCTGTGTGGCTTTGGGCTGGTTCTGTTCCGTCTGGTGACACTACAGGTCTGGCAAGCGGCTGAACTGTCGGTCAAGGCGGATCGACAACATAGGAAAACGGTATCTCTGGAAGGAGCGCGCGGCACGATTGTCGATAGGCACGGTAAGGTCTTGGCAATGAATGTTGAAGTGCCCTCCGCTTTTGGGGTTCCGACTACGTTGGATAGTCCCACAAAAACTGCACGGGTGCTTGCTCCTGTATTGCAAGTTCGGAGTGAAGAGTTAGAGCGTAAGCTTCGACAGACACGGAGTTTTGTGTGGCTGGCCAGAAAGTTAGACCCTGAGCAGGGACGTCGTCTGGAACGGTTATCTATCGATGGGGTTGGAGTCGTCATGGAGGGGCGCCGGTTTTACCCCAAGGGTCCATTTCTATCGCATGTATTGGGTTTTGCAGGGATGGATGGTGAGGGGCTGGAGGGGGTTGAGCATCGGTATGAATCGTACCTGCGTGGTGAAAAGCGGATGATGGTCCTCCAGCGTGACGCTCTGGGGCGTTCGGTGTTTCCAAAGGATATGACTGAACGAAGTCCCACACCTGGATATAACCTCGCACTCACGATTGATGAGGTGATTCAGTACATTACGGAAAGGGAACTTGAAGATGCCGTGACTCGCGCTCAGGCAAAGTCAGGCACGATGATCGTTTTGGATCCACGGACTGGAGCGGTACTGGCAATGGCGGTGAGTCCGAGATTTGATCCCAACGTCGTCTCGAACCTCAGTCCTGATCGATGGCGAAACAAGGCGCTTACTGATGCGTACGAGCCAGGGTCTACACTGAAGGCGGTAATGGCGGCCGCGGCCATTGAAGAGCGGGTCGTGAGGCCGAATACGATGGTGTTTGGAGAGCATGGTCGTATGGCGGTTGCCAATACAGTGATTCATGATCATGAGAAGCTAGGTTGGGTCTCCTTTGCGCAGGTCATACAGAAGTCCAGCAACATTGGAGCGGTGAAGACCGGCATGGCGTTGGGAGAGCAGCGGCTTTATCGATATCTTCACGCGTTTGGATTTGGGCAAAAAACGGAGATCGACCTTCCTGGAGAAGGAGCAGGATTGGTCAAGCATCCAAAGGACTGGGGGCGGCGTTCTGTCGCCTCGATTTCAATAGGACAGGAAATAGGCGTGACGCCGATTCAGATGGTTTCCGCAATAGCGGCCCTGGCAAACGAAGGTGTCTTGATGAGACCGTACGTGGTTTCAGAGATTCGAAGTTCCGAAGGGCAGCTTCTGAAGACAATGTCTCCTCAGGTGAGGCGACGGGCCGTTTCACCTGAAACCGCCCATACGATGACGAACATTTTGGAAGGCGTTGTCACAGATGGGACAGGGGCAAAGGCGGCTATCCCAGGCTTTCGGGTAGCCGGGAAGACCGGTACGGCCCAAAAGATTGATCCTCGAACGGGTAGCTACTCGGGTTCTCGGTTTGTGACATCGTTCGCGGGGTATGTCCCTGCGAACAGCCCACGACTGGCAATGATTGTTGTGATCGATGAACCTCAGGGCGATGCGTGGGGTGGGACGGTGGCCGCTCCCGTATTTAGCCGCGTCGGCGAGCAGGTGCTGAGCTACTTGGGTGTGGCATCGGAAGAACCCGTTACGCTCGCAATGGCACTGTAG
- a CDS encoding UDP-N-acetylmuramoyl-L-alanyl-D-glutamate--2,6-diaminopimelate ligase yields MTFATMLQALEGCVPVLEHRGDLNIAVKGITDDSRAVSAGSVFVAVKGERVDGHQFIPMVVGAGVGGVVAQQPMETGTVPFVYVEDSRKALGLLGSQFYGDPSSRLRMVGVTGTNGKTTTTYVCKAFLEAVRARVGMIGTVAYQIGDTVIPAAHTTPGALELQQLLAKMVTHGCTTAVMEVSSHALAQDRTSGCEYDVAVFSNLTQDHLDFHGTMEAYFQAKLRLFTGLANGRKVNKRAIINVDDCYGPRIVEQCSVPAWTYAIKAKADLRAEDVRLSLQGVVFTAVTPRGNFRVESHLVGEHNVYNLLAAIGVALHEGATPDQINHAVTQVTNVPGRFERVMAGQQFTVVVDYAHTEDALNRLLMAAETLKTGRIITVFGCGGDRDRGKRPKMGEAAVRSSDVVILTSDNPRTEDPHVILEQVEQGVVRALRQRPHVQYHKIPDRREAIETAVREAREADMVLIAGKGHEDYQIIGTTKYHFDDREVARQAIERLKFQA; encoded by the coding sequence ATGACCTTTGCCACCATGCTACAAGCCCTTGAAGGGTGCGTACCTGTCCTTGAACATCGTGGTGACCTGAATATCGCCGTGAAAGGAATCACCGACGACTCCCGTGCGGTTTCAGCCGGAAGTGTCTTTGTGGCTGTGAAAGGTGAGCGGGTGGATGGGCACCAGTTTATTCCAATGGTGGTGGGCGCTGGCGTTGGAGGTGTGGTTGCACAGCAACCAATGGAGACAGGGACGGTTCCCTTTGTTTACGTTGAAGACTCCAGGAAGGCGCTCGGTCTTCTGGGGAGCCAGTTCTATGGAGATCCCTCGTCACGGTTGCGGATGGTTGGCGTGACCGGAACAAACGGGAAGACCACGACCACCTATGTATGCAAAGCGTTCTTGGAAGCTGTACGTGCTCGAGTGGGGATGATCGGCACGGTTGCTTATCAAATTGGAGACACGGTAATCCCTGCAGCACATACGACTCCTGGAGCGCTTGAGCTTCAGCAGTTGCTCGCAAAAATGGTCACTCACGGATGCACGACGGCTGTGATGGAAGTATCTTCACATGCCTTGGCTCAGGACCGTACGAGCGGGTGTGAATATGATGTGGCGGTTTTTTCCAATCTGACGCAGGACCATCTCGATTTTCATGGGACAATGGAAGCCTACTTTCAGGCAAAGTTGCGACTTTTTACCGGACTCGCCAATGGTCGGAAAGTCAATAAACGGGCAATCATCAACGTCGATGATTGCTATGGCCCGCGTATCGTTGAACAGTGTTCTGTGCCGGCGTGGACCTATGCGATCAAGGCCAAAGCGGACCTCCGTGCGGAAGATGTGAGACTGTCTCTTCAGGGGGTGGTGTTTACCGCTGTGACCCCACGGGGGAATTTTCGAGTCGAAAGCCACCTTGTGGGCGAACACAATGTCTACAATCTGCTAGCCGCCATTGGCGTGGCCCTTCATGAGGGGGCAACACCTGATCAGATAAATCACGCTGTCACTCAAGTCACGAATGTACCGGGACGGTTTGAGCGCGTGATGGCAGGCCAGCAGTTCACCGTCGTCGTCGACTATGCCCATACTGAAGATGCGTTGAATCGACTGTTGATGGCGGCAGAAACATTAAAGACCGGACGGATCATTACGGTATTTGGCTGTGGCGGGGATCGTGATCGAGGGAAACGGCCGAAGATGGGAGAAGCCGCTGTGCGTTCCAGTGATGTCGTGATCCTCACCTCGGATAATCCAAGAACGGAAGATCCTCATGTGATTCTTGAACAAGTGGAGCAGGGGGTTGTGAGGGCGTTAAGGCAACGGCCTCATGTGCAATATCATAAGATTCCTGACCGACGGGAAGCCATTGAAACGGCGGTACGAGAAGCACGGGAAGCGGATATGGTGCTGATCGCCGGGAAGGGGCACGAGGATTATCAGATCATCGGAACCACGAAATATCATTTCGACGATCGTGAAGTGGCGCGTCAGGCGATCGAACGACTCAAATTTCAGGCCTAA